ATGCCTTTTCCACCATGCAAAAAAGTTCTCTATATCCCACCGGAGCTTGTATGCCTCCGCTATCTGCTCAGCCGACAGGTCATGACGGTTTGTTGCAATCCAGTATTTTACACTATCGATCTCATAGCCGACAAGCCGAAGTTCTTTTTCAGTCTGATTTGTTCCGGCAGTGCCAAGCCTGACAACAGCATCATAAAAGACAATGCTGTCAGGATCCACGTGATTGGTTCTTATTACAGTCTTTCTTGTGTTGGCCTTGATGCGGCAGATAAAGAGCTTATCCTCTTCCTGCCACAGATCAAAGCTCTTATGGCACTGATATCCACGATCAGTAACACTTGTATCTCCGGGAGAGAGTATCTGGCTTACAAATGGTCTTTCAGCGCCCTTACCTTCAGTGAAGAATACCTTTCTCGGAATACTACGGTTCAGATCGAAACCGACATGAACCTTTGCTTTTTTGGAGCCCTTCCTATAGTCGGCCCAATACATGGAAAGAGTTGCGTCGATCAGAGATCCATCAATAGCAACAAGGTTTCCGAGTTCGGGATGACGATTCGGCAGTACCGCTACAACCTGTTCCTGCAGAGCTTTAAAGACATACATAAACTGCTCAAGGCCTCTTGAATTGGTGGCCTCTGAGAAACTGCTCTTTTTGATACCGTTTTTGGGTGCTATCTGACTGCGGGCGAAATCATCCTCTTCAAGTACCTGCAGAAGGTGTTGCGTTGATTTGTGTTCCTCAAGATGAAAAAAGACTAACGTCTTGAGATGATCTTCAAAACCCATCTGCAAAGGTTTGTATCCTCGTGATGTAAGTGGTGGCATTTTCCCCATTGTATCAACAGCCGGTTGAAATAGTGTGGTGAACGATAACACATGTTTTTTTACAAATGGTCTGATACTGTGTGGCATATTCATAACCCCCTGATATTACTGTATAATACCAGGACGCGCCCATCCTATCAGCCAAATGTCAAGTAAAAAGTGACTTAATGTACTGATTTTGTAACTTATTCACATGCAAAAACCTAACCGGAAATTACTGGTTGGCCATGGGTAACGAGCTCTGTTTCAAGCGTATCATCAAGCTGCACTGCGGGGACTCGAAACGTAAATCGACTCGGAGAATCAGTGTGGCATTCGTAACGAACGAGATCAATCTGGCCGTAATAAGTGAACTGCATGTGGTGCCGATCTCGATAGAATAGGTGGATTTCATCACCCGCAACAGCAGCGTTTATCATGCGGTTATCAGCGGCATGGTTCGTTTCGCCTTCAATGTCCAGCATGCCGTTCTCCAGGCGATCCTCGTACTGAGTTAAAAATTTCTGTTTTTCACGCGTAATGAACAAAATGATAAATGGGGTGTTGCGCGGCGTTACAGCACCTCGTGAAATTGCCTCGTACCCTGCGTAACCCCACAAAGTGGCAAGCTCCGGTCGTGTGTATTTCTGGCCTATACGCACGCTGTC
Above is a window of Syntrophales bacterium DNA encoding:
- a CDS encoding DUF3427 domain-containing protein, whose translation is MSVSFDSVRIGQKYTRPELATLWGYAGYEAISRGAVTPRNTPFIILFITREKQKFLTQYEDRLENGMLDIEGETNHAADNRMINAAVAGDEIHLFYRDRHHMQFTYYGQIDLVRYECHTDSPSRFTFRVPAVQLDDTLETELVTHGQPVISG